The following are encoded in a window of Parambassis ranga chromosome 15, fParRan2.1, whole genome shotgun sequence genomic DNA:
- the LOC114447432 gene encoding homeodomain-interacting protein kinase 2-like gives MSMRKLFPVGATLGPSHRIEAFLGEGAFGCVIKCFNSETNMSEAVKVATGQETVQQATAEMNILRSLSHLDADSCHIVKFNGHFLHKKDICLKFELLDQSLHEYLRDRHFQGLPLLQVRTVLHQLATALLHLQSAEVIHADLKPQNIMVVNRQDDPIQVKIIDFGFAQPTSETNSDTYVQSLPYTAPEVLLDAPFNEAIDMWTLGLIAVELAVGRPLYPAPDPYNMLKYIISTQGQIPDDVLDRGSLTEEYFQPQDNSKQRWALRKPEEVFFSEDSSAHNRYYFLRSLDDLEALMTHLSGSHPDQPHFVDLVKRMLHLDADQRIKPMEALNHPFFTAIHPETNQGVVGVNMEDLQASEQPSCSLVAASEIVPNSEQTSAIPLVVLLNNDKDDISMEVSNQPDQPFIAPAESLSSEPDTSHDTTTISISNQQTREQLSCRNEATLEIVPSSDLESVISLTLGLHSNTREEAVLEQSNKHVSIEIAEHSDASDEDQVENGGCFWHIIRKGIDAFHYYFC, from the coding sequence ATGTCGATGAGAAAACTCTTTCCTGTTGGAGCCACTCTTGGCCCCTCTCACAGAATTGAGGCTTTTCTCGGTGAGGGTGCATTTGGTTGTGTAATCAAATGTTTTAACTCAGAAACCAACATGTCAGAAGCCGTTAAAGTTGCCACAGGGCAAGAAACTGTCCAACAAGCAACGGCTGAAATGAACATACTGAGGAGTCTCAGCCACCTGGATGCAGACAGCTGCCACATCGTCAAGTTCAATGGACATTTCCTTCATAAGAAGGACATCTGCCTAAAATTTGAACTTTTGGACCAGAGTCTGCATGAATACCTGCGTGACCGACACTTCCAGGGTCTTCCACTCCTACAGGTCAGGACAGTTTTACATCAGCTGGCCACAgctctgctccacctgcagTCGGCTGAAGTCATACATGCGGATCTCAAGCCACAAAATATAATGGTTGTGAACCGTCAGGACGACCCCATCCAAGTGAAGATTATTGACTTTGGCTTTGCTCAGCCCACCTCTGAGACCAACTCTGACACCTATGTTCAGAGTCTTCCTTACACGGCACCAGAGGTGCTTCTGGACGCTCCCTTCAACGAGGCCATTGACATGTGGACTCTGGGATTGATAGCCGTAGAACTGGCTGTTGGGCGTCCTCTGTACCCTGCACCTGATCCTTATAATATgcttaaatatataataagCACTCAGGGTCAGATACCAGATGACGTCCTTGACCGTGGGAGTCTTACCGAGGAGTATTTCCAGCCTCAAGATAACAGCAAACAGCGCTGGGCTCTCAGAAAACCAGAGGAGGTCTTCTTTTCAGAAGATTCTTCTGCCCACAACCGCTACTACTTCCTCCGCAGCCTTGACGACCTTGAGGCTCTGATGACACACCTGTCAGGAAGCCACCCTGATCAGCCTCATTTCGTTGATCTAGTTAAACGGATGTTGCACTTGGATGCCGATCAACGCATCAAACCTATGGAGGCGTTGAACCATCCATTTTTCACTGCCATCCACCCTGAGACCAACCAAGGTGTGGTAGGCGTCAATATGGAGGACCTCCAGGCCAGTGAGCAACCATCCTGCAGCCTGGTAGCAGCATCAGAGATTGTTCCAAACAGTGAACAAACGTCTGCTATCCCTTTGGTTGTGCTGTTAAACAATGACAAAGATGATATCTCCATGGAGGTGTCAAACCAGCCAGACCAACCATTCATTGCTCCTGCAGAGTCTTTGAGCTCTGAACCAGACACCAGCCACGACACTACAACCATCAGCATCAGCAACCAGCAGACCAGGGAGCAACTGTCCTGCAGAAATGAAGCAACACTAGAGATTGTTCCAAGCAGTGACCTAGAGTCAGTCATCTCCTTGACTCTAGGTCTCCATAGCAATACCAGAGAAGAAGCTGTTCTGGAGCAAAGCAACAAACATGTCTCCATAGAAATAGCAGAACACAGTGATGCTTCGGATGAAGATCAGGTTGAGAATGGTGGATGCTTTTGGCACATCATAAGAAAAGGAATAGATGCCTTCCACTACTACTTCTGCTga